A single window of Acidimicrobiales bacterium DNA harbors:
- the purA gene encoding adenylosuccinate synthetase, translating into MTVTVVVGTQWGDEGKGKYTDLVAREMDVVVRYQGGHNAGHTVVVGGERFTLQLVPSGVLYPHVTPVIGNGVVVDPVVLLDEIQSLEERGVDCSRLKVSGNAHLILPYHRLLDRVTERYLGRNRLGTTRRGIGPAYSDKAARVGLRVQDLLDPKIFMQKLEVVMKEKAPLLAKVYNTLPPEAEEIAETYLGECGPRLAPYITDTVGFLHKEVELGSNILLEGAQATFLDLDHGTYPFVTSSNPTAGGACTGSGIGPKHIDRVVGIAKAYVTRVGSGPFPTEIDDPLADLLVERGGEYGTNTGRRRRCGWLDLVLLRHAVRLNSLTELVLTKLDVLGGVDPVKVCVAYEVDGEFTQSVPYHQSQFHRAKPIFQELSGWPADLGSVREWGDLPQAVREFVDLVEDAAGVPVTHIGVGPGRDEMVTRPSDSTVRV; encoded by the coding sequence GTGACGGTCACTGTCGTAGTCGGAACCCAGTGGGGTGACGAGGGCAAAGGCAAGTACACCGACCTCGTCGCTCGCGAGATGGACGTGGTCGTCCGCTACCAGGGCGGTCACAATGCGGGCCACACGGTGGTGGTCGGCGGGGAGCGTTTCACCCTTCAGCTGGTCCCCTCCGGGGTGCTCTACCCGCACGTGACTCCGGTGATCGGCAACGGGGTCGTCGTGGACCCGGTGGTGCTCCTCGACGAGATCCAGTCTCTCGAGGAGAGGGGTGTCGACTGTTCCCGGCTGAAGGTGAGCGGAAACGCACACCTGATCCTCCCCTACCACCGCCTCTTGGACCGGGTGACGGAGCGGTACCTCGGGCGCAATCGCCTGGGAACCACTCGCCGGGGAATTGGGCCCGCGTATTCCGACAAGGCGGCCCGAGTGGGTCTTCGTGTCCAGGACCTGCTCGACCCGAAGATCTTCATGCAGAAGTTGGAAGTGGTGATGAAGGAGAAGGCGCCTCTTCTGGCAAAGGTGTACAACACTCTTCCACCCGAGGCAGAGGAGATTGCCGAGACGTATCTCGGAGAGTGTGGACCGCGTCTGGCTCCTTACATCACCGACACCGTGGGCTTCCTTCACAAGGAGGTGGAGCTCGGCAGCAACATCCTCCTGGAAGGTGCCCAGGCGACGTTCCTCGACCTCGACCACGGAACCTATCCGTTCGTCACGTCTTCGAATCCCACGGCCGGCGGCGCTTGCACGGGAAGCGGCATCGGCCCGAAGCACATCGACCGGGTCGTGGGCATCGCAAAGGCCTACGTCACCAGAGTGGGATCGGGCCCCTTCCCCACCGAGATCGACGATCCGCTGGCGGATCTTCTGGTCGAACGCGGTGGAGAGTACGGCACCAACACGGGGAGGAGGCGGAGATGCGGCTGGCTGGACCTCGTGTTGCTGCGTCACGCCGTACGACTGAACTCGCTCACCGAGCTCGTTCTCACCAAGTTGGACGTGCTCGGTGGAGTCGACCCTGTGAAGGTGTGCGTCGCATATGAGGTGGACGGCGAGTTCACCCAATCCGTTCCCTACCACCAGAGCCAGTTCCATCGGGCCAAACCGATCTTTCAGGAGTTGAGCGGATGGCCTGCTGATCTCGGATCCGTGAGGGAATGGGGCGACCTGCCACAGGCCGTTCGGGAGTTTGTCGATCTCGTGGAGGATGCGGCCGGTGTGCCGGTGACCCACATAGGAGTCGGGCCTGGTCGCGACGAGATGGTGACGAGGCCGTCCGACAGCACCGTGCGGGTCTAA
- the purD gene encoding phosphoribosylamine--glycine ligase: MGVRVCVVGKGGREHALAVSLAREADVVVCPGNQGMELLGVTCSDTPPEAVEADLFVIGPEEPLVDGLADRLRAGGKRVFGPGADGARLEGSKAWMKELLVEAGVPTARHGSFTREEQAISFLRAMDPPYVVKTDGLAAGKGVLVTEDRSEAEDAVRRYMSGEAFGDAGRTVVIEEGLYGRELSVLAVCDGQRATPLPPARDHKRLLDGDAGPNTGGMGAYSPVPDADDVLVERVMDECVEPTLDALRRTGVDYRGVLYAGLMITADGPKVLEYNVRFGDPEAQAVLPRLGEGLLELLASAADGSLRVEPNVRDVASVTVVCATEGYPTTPRTGDPIEGLDEVVGLPGVEVFSAGVARDPMGRPVTAGGRVLAVTGLGGDLVAARDAAYAAVTRLRWEGMHFRRDIGATF, encoded by the coding sequence GTGGGCGTGAGGGTATGCGTCGTCGGGAAGGGTGGACGCGAGCATGCGTTGGCCGTCTCCCTGGCACGGGAAGCCGACGTGGTCGTTTGTCCCGGCAACCAGGGAATGGAACTTTTGGGTGTCACCTGCTCTGATACGCCGCCGGAGGCAGTCGAGGCCGATCTCTTCGTCATAGGGCCCGAGGAACCCCTCGTGGACGGCCTCGCCGATCGACTCCGCGCCGGGGGGAAGCGTGTCTTCGGACCGGGTGCGGACGGAGCTCGTCTGGAGGGATCGAAGGCCTGGATGAAGGAGCTTCTCGTCGAGGCGGGCGTACCGACGGCGCGGCACGGGAGCTTCACTCGAGAGGAACAAGCCATCTCGTTCCTGCGGGCCATGGACCCCCCGTATGTAGTGAAGACCGACGGGTTGGCCGCCGGAAAGGGCGTCTTGGTCACCGAGGATCGCTCGGAAGCCGAGGACGCCGTACGGCGGTACATGTCGGGAGAGGCGTTCGGAGACGCGGGCAGGACCGTCGTCATCGAAGAGGGCCTCTACGGCAGGGAACTCTCTGTCCTCGCCGTGTGTGACGGGCAGAGGGCGACCCCGCTACCTCCGGCCCGCGATCACAAGCGGCTACTCGACGGCGACGCGGGACCCAACACCGGCGGAATGGGGGCATACTCTCCCGTCCCCGACGCCGACGACGTCTTGGTCGAACGCGTCATGGACGAGTGTGTCGAGCCCACGCTGGATGCCTTGCGGCGAACGGGCGTCGACTATCGCGGCGTGTTGTACGCGGGGCTGATGATCACCGCGGACGGCCCGAAGGTGTTGGAGTACAACGTGAGGTTCGGGGATCCCGAGGCGCAGGCTGTCCTACCGCGCCTGGGGGAGGGCTTGCTGGAATTGCTGGCCTCTGCGGCCGACGGTTCCCTACGGGTGGAGCCGAACGTGAGAGATGTCGCCTCCGTCACGGTCGTTTGCGCCACCGAGGGGTATCCGACGACGCCGCGTACGGGGGATCCGATCGAGGGACTGGATGAGGTCGTGGGACTGCCCGGCGTCGAGGTCTTCTCCGCCGGTGTGGCCCGGGACCCGATGGGGAGGCCGGTCACCGCAGGTGGGCGGGTGTTGGCGGTGACGGGTCTCGGAGGCGATCTGGTGGCCGCACGGGACGCGGCGTACGCTGCAGTGACCCGGTTGCGATGGGAGGGCATGCACTTCCGGCGCGACATAGGTGCAACGTTCTGA
- the purE gene encoding N5-carboxyaminoimidazole ribonucleotide mutase, with the protein MRVAILMGSESDREKMQPAADTLAEFGIEADVRVLSAHRMPEKVAAFARTARDDGYVAFICGAGMAAHLAGAVAANTTLPVVGVPLSGGALGGVDALYSTVQMPKGVPVATVAIDGARNAALLVIQMLAIKDDGLRQKLEDLKREMAGG; encoded by the coding sequence GTGCGTGTTGCGATACTCATGGGCTCGGAGAGCGACAGGGAAAAGATGCAGCCCGCGGCTGACACGCTGGCCGAGTTCGGGATCGAGGCCGACGTGAGGGTGCTCTCGGCCCACCGAATGCCCGAGAAGGTCGCGGCATTCGCACGAACTGCCCGCGACGATGGATATGTCGCCTTCATATGCGGAGCGGGGATGGCAGCTCATCTCGCCGGTGCAGTCGCGGCGAACACCACTCTGCCGGTGGTCGGTGTCCCCTTGTCCGGGGGTGCCCTCGGCGGGGTGGACGCGCTCTACTCGACGGTGCAGATGCCCAAGGGTGTCCCCGTGGCCACCGTCGCCATCGACGGCGCTCGTAACGCGGCGCTTCTCGTGATCCAGATGCTCGCCATCAAGGACGACGGGCTCCGCCAGAAGCTGGAGGACCTGAAGCGGGAGATGGCGGGCGGGTGA
- the purB gene encoding adenylosuccinate lyase: protein MSGFEVPDVLASRYASRAMREIWSPEGRVRLERELWIAVLEAQAELGMDVPHEALEAYRAVVDVVDLESIRRRELRLRHDVKARLEEFAELAGYQLVHRGMTSRDLTENVEQLQVRRSLELVGHKSAALLQRLADKASAYRDTKVVARTHNVPAQVTTLGKRFANVAEELILAVERLERLIDNYPLRGIKGPVGTQQDQLDLLGDVSAVERLERAVTSHLGFRRTMTSVGQVYPRSLDFDVVSALVQVAAAPGDLATTIRLMAGHDLISEGFSEDQVGSSAMPHKVNARTCERISALLGVMKGQLAIVAGLVGNQWNEGDVSCSAARRVAIPSAFFAVDGILEAAMTVLDEMVVFEEELHEELRRWSPFLASTRILTRMQELGVGREDAHAILREHSLAAARRMRSEGLSHPPLVDSLASDPRVPVEREEIERLVDPEGLPTGLAGRQVDEVVRRARIVAERWPGARDYRPDPIL, encoded by the coding sequence ATGAGCGGCTTTGAAGTCCCCGACGTTCTCGCAAGCCGCTACGCGAGTCGGGCCATGCGTGAGATCTGGTCCCCGGAAGGACGCGTCCGTCTCGAGCGCGAGCTGTGGATCGCGGTTCTCGAGGCCCAGGCCGAGCTCGGCATGGACGTCCCCCACGAGGCTCTCGAGGCATACCGCGCGGTGGTGGACGTGGTGGACCTCGAGTCGATCCGCCGTAGGGAGCTGCGTCTGCGCCACGACGTCAAGGCAAGGCTCGAAGAGTTCGCGGAGCTCGCCGGATATCAGCTGGTCCACAGGGGTATGACATCCCGAGACCTCACAGAGAACGTCGAGCAACTCCAAGTGAGGCGTTCCCTCGAGTTGGTCGGCCACAAGTCGGCGGCGCTCTTGCAGAGGCTTGCCGACAAGGCGAGTGCCTACCGGGACACGAAGGTCGTCGCACGCACGCACAACGTGCCTGCGCAGGTGACGACGCTGGGGAAGCGCTTTGCAAACGTCGCCGAAGAGCTCATTCTCGCCGTCGAGCGTCTCGAGCGCTTGATCGACAACTATCCGTTGAGAGGGATCAAGGGTCCGGTCGGTACCCAGCAGGATCAGCTGGACCTGTTGGGCGACGTGTCCGCCGTCGAGCGGCTAGAACGCGCCGTCACTTCCCATCTCGGCTTCCGCAGGACGATGACGAGCGTGGGGCAGGTGTACCCGCGCTCGCTGGACTTCGACGTGGTCTCGGCGCTCGTGCAGGTGGCAGCAGCTCCCGGCGACTTGGCCACGACCATCCGCCTGATGGCGGGACACGATCTCATATCGGAGGGATTCTCGGAGGACCAGGTGGGCTCCTCGGCCATGCCCCACAAGGTGAACGCCAGAACGTGTGAGCGAATCTCGGCGCTGCTAGGGGTTATGAAAGGTCAGCTCGCCATAGTGGCGGGTCTCGTGGGAAATCAGTGGAACGAGGGCGACGTTAGCTGTTCGGCGGCACGGCGAGTAGCGATCCCATCGGCGTTTTTCGCGGTCGACGGGATCCTGGAGGCCGCCATGACAGTCCTCGACGAGATGGTGGTTTTCGAAGAGGAGTTACATGAGGAACTCCGCCGGTGGTCGCCTTTTCTGGCTTCGACCAGGATCCTCACACGTATGCAAGAACTCGGGGTCGGTCGTGAAGACGCGCATGCGATCCTGCGCGAGCACTCGTTGGCGGCCGCGCGCAGGATGCGCTCGGAAGGGTTGTCGCATCCGCCGCTTGTGGATTCGTTGGCTTCCGACCCCCGGGTACCTGTGGAGCGGGAAGAGATCGAACGGCTCGTCGACCCAGAAGGCCTCCCGACAGGCTTGGCGGGTAGACAGGTGGACGAGGTGGTGCGGCGAGCGAGAATCGTTGCTGAGCGATGGCCGGGTGCACGCGACTACAGGCCGGATCCGATTCTCTGA
- the purC gene encoding phosphoribosylaminoimidazole-succinocarboxamide synthase, producing the protein MAREKEQARWAIDLPLVRSGKVRDIYRLDDDHLLFVASDRISAFDVVMREPIPNKGRVLTAMSAFWFERFQDLVSHHMVTADPAEMPESVRLPELAGRAMVVREAEMLPIECIVRGHLAGSAWSEYTKTGTVHGTPFPAGLRLAEKLPEPVFTPSTKADEGHDVNISFRQAADIVGTEMAERLRDVSLEIYTTARDMAAQRGIIIADTKFEFGLVDGELVLADEVLTPDSSRFWPADAVVLGENPPSFDKQPLRDWLDESGWDKTPPPPPLPPEVVEATSKRYVEAYERITGLRLEDWPGGESSS; encoded by the coding sequence ATGGCGCGTGAGAAGGAGCAGGCAAGGTGGGCGATCGACCTTCCCCTGGTGCGTTCGGGGAAGGTACGCGACATATATCGACTCGACGACGACCATCTGCTCTTCGTCGCTTCGGATCGGATCTCGGCGTTCGACGTCGTCATGAGAGAGCCGATTCCGAACAAGGGTCGGGTCCTGACGGCCATGTCCGCGTTCTGGTTCGAGCGATTCCAGGACCTCGTTTCGCACCACATGGTCACTGCAGATCCTGCAGAGATGCCCGAGTCCGTGCGCCTGCCCGAGCTGGCGGGTAGGGCCATGGTGGTGCGTGAAGCGGAGATGCTCCCCATCGAGTGCATCGTGCGAGGTCATCTGGCAGGTAGTGCCTGGAGCGAGTACACGAAGACGGGAACCGTCCACGGGACTCCCTTCCCAGCCGGTCTCCGTCTGGCCGAGAAACTCCCGGAACCCGTGTTCACGCCCTCGACGAAGGCCGATGAGGGTCACGACGTGAACATCTCCTTCAGGCAAGCCGCGGACATCGTCGGGACAGAGATGGCGGAGCGTCTCAGGGATGTTTCCCTGGAGATATATACGACCGCACGTGACATGGCGGCGCAGAGAGGGATCATCATCGCCGACACGAAGTTCGAGTTCGGGCTGGTCGACGGAGAGCTGGTCCTCGCAGACGAAGTGCTCACCCCCGATTCGTCACGGTTTTGGCCCGCCGACGCCGTCGTCCTCGGCGAGAACCCTCCGAGCTTCGACAAGCAACCTCTCCGTGACTGGCTCGACGAGAGTGGATGGGACAAGACCCCCCCGCCCCCTCCGCTTCCTCCCGAGGTGGTGGAGGCCACCAGCAAGCGGTACGTGGAGGCATACGAGCGGATCACAGGCCTGCGGCTGGAAGACTGGCCCGGCGGAGAATCGTCCTCATGA
- the purS gene encoding phosphoribosylformylglycinamidine synthase subunit PurS — MKFSTGVTITLKNGLADPEGATIERALPGLGFDGVSNVRVGKHISLVVDAPDAEAASALVSQLCERLLANPVIEDYSFELRPVEDD; from the coding sequence ATGAAGTTCAGTACTGGAGTGACCATCACACTGAAGAATGGGCTGGCCGATCCAGAGGGTGCGACCATCGAGCGTGCGCTCCCCGGCCTCGGATTCGATGGCGTGAGCAATGTGCGCGTCGGTAAGCACATCAGCCTCGTCGTAGATGCTCCCGACGCGGAAGCTGCCTCTGCATTGGTATCGCAGTTGTGTGAACGGCTTCTGGCCAATCCGGTGATCGAGGACTACTCGTTCGAGCTGCGCCCTGTGGAGGACGATTGA
- the purQ gene encoding phosphoribosylformylglycinamidine synthase subunit PurQ, which produces MRPKIAVVRFPGTNCEFDVARALERLGASAVIVWHDQKIDGDFDGVVLPGGFAHGDYLRPGAIARFSKVMESVRDMAEAGRPILGICNGFQILCEAGLLPGVLHKNENLRFICRPVDVRVDSTRTAVTIGLSLGEVLRIPINHFEGNYRCSRDELEALRRGDRIVLRYVDNPNGSTDSIAGVCNEAGNVVGLMPHPERASDELLGGTDGRKLLSAFLRWTARNQANDDIGAV; this is translated from the coding sequence TTGAGGCCGAAGATCGCGGTCGTACGGTTTCCTGGGACGAACTGCGAATTCGATGTGGCGCGTGCGCTGGAACGGCTGGGTGCATCGGCTGTGATCGTCTGGCACGACCAAAAGATCGACGGTGACTTCGACGGTGTCGTGCTCCCGGGAGGTTTCGCTCACGGCGACTATCTCCGACCTGGAGCAATCGCGAGGTTCTCGAAGGTGATGGAATCGGTGCGAGACATGGCAGAAGCCGGGCGACCGATCCTGGGCATCTGCAACGGATTTCAGATCCTCTGTGAAGCAGGTCTGCTGCCGGGAGTGCTCCACAAGAACGAGAACCTGAGGTTCATCTGTCGTCCTGTGGACGTGCGTGTAGACAGCACGAGGACGGCAGTGACCATCGGACTGTCGCTCGGTGAGGTCCTGCGGATTCCGATCAACCACTTCGAAGGTAACTACCGCTGTTCGCGAGACGAACTCGAGGCCCTGCGCCGAGGTGACCGAATAGTGCTGCGCTATGTCGACAATCCGAACGGATCCACAGATTCCATAGCCGGCGTTTGCAACGAGGCCGGCAATGTTGTCGGGCTCATGCCACATCCAGAACGTGCTTCTGACGAGTTGCTCGGAGGAACGGACGGGAGGAAGTTGTTGTCCGCTTTTCTGCGCTGGACTGCAAGAAATCAAGCTAACGATGACATTGGCGCGGTGTGA
- the purL gene encoding phosphoribosylformylglycinamidine synthase subunit PurL, which yields MNMPEPLHRALGLTDDEAESIERILGREPNELELAMYSVMWSEHCSYKSSRCHLRRLPTSGEKVIVGPGENAGVVDVGDGIAAALRIESHNHPSAVEPYQGAATGVGGILRDVFTMGARPVAVMDPLRFGDICRSRTRWIADGVVRGISGYGNAVGVPTIGGECVFDPAYDENPLVNVLCLGLMPRERLVLGRAQGVGNLAVLIGAATGRDGIGGVSVLASAGFDDQAQDKRPSVQIGDPFEEKRLIEACLELFERGVVVGVQDLGGAGLTCATSETASRGGVGMDVDVTAVHVREPDMEPFEIMTSESQERMLVIVTPERLGEVFEVCDKWEITASVVGRVTAPDADGVGRLRVMRGFEGEVLADIPASSLHDGAPEYVREASPPSNLGERRSRDPGLYLGLDEGVTDDLLSMMEDLSWVWEQYDHQLFCDTVLGPGADAAVLRLRHPVSGEETGRGLALTTDGNHRWCEIDPRVGTEWVVAEAVSNLACVGATPLALVNCLNFGNPEHPEVMWQFSEAVDGLAEASAAFGIPVVGGNVSFYNESRGRDIPPTPVVGLLGVIEPLVRRPPEPRLAEGDVVVMLGAGRPVLAGSKWAWRRGERTGMLPALDFERIKTTVDTVVRLVRGGVVNGVHDISDGGALVCLAEMAVRGGVGCSVARLHDAADLFGELPGRFVLSVQADRVAHVEKVCEASGVGVVRLGQAGGDELRVKDVLDIPLRRLVEAARSMPRARLDGLADH from the coding sequence ATGAACATGCCGGAACCGCTGCACCGAGCACTCGGTTTGACCGACGACGAAGCCGAGTCCATCGAGCGAATCCTGGGTCGTGAGCCGAACGAGCTGGAGCTCGCCATGTACTCGGTCATGTGGTCGGAGCACTGTTCGTACAAGTCTTCCCGCTGTCATCTGAGAAGGCTTCCCACGAGCGGCGAGAAGGTGATAGTCGGGCCCGGTGAGAACGCCGGAGTGGTCGACGTCGGCGACGGCATCGCTGCTGCGTTGCGCATCGAGAGTCACAACCATCCTTCTGCGGTCGAGCCTTATCAAGGAGCCGCTACCGGGGTCGGGGGGATACTCCGTGACGTGTTCACGATGGGGGCGCGTCCGGTCGCGGTGATGGACCCGCTCAGGTTCGGAGACATCTGCCGTTCGAGGACCCGCTGGATCGCAGACGGTGTGGTTCGGGGGATATCGGGCTACGGAAACGCGGTCGGAGTCCCGACGATCGGCGGGGAATGCGTGTTCGACCCTGCATACGACGAGAATCCACTGGTCAACGTGCTCTGCCTCGGGCTCATGCCGCGTGAGCGCCTCGTCTTGGGTCGCGCCCAGGGTGTGGGCAACTTGGCCGTCCTCATCGGCGCCGCGACGGGACGTGACGGCATCGGAGGCGTGAGCGTGCTCGCGTCGGCAGGGTTTGACGACCAGGCACAGGACAAGCGGCCCTCGGTCCAGATAGGCGATCCATTCGAGGAGAAGCGCCTGATCGAGGCCTGCCTCGAGCTGTTCGAGAGGGGTGTCGTGGTGGGTGTGCAGGATCTGGGCGGTGCGGGTCTTACGTGCGCGACGTCCGAGACGGCTTCGCGTGGCGGAGTGGGCATGGACGTCGACGTGACGGCGGTCCATGTCAGGGAGCCGGACATGGAGCCCTTCGAGATCATGACGAGCGAGTCGCAGGAACGAATGCTCGTCATCGTGACTCCGGAGCGTCTCGGCGAGGTCTTCGAGGTGTGTGACAAGTGGGAGATCACCGCCTCGGTGGTCGGACGTGTGACCGCGCCGGATGCGGACGGCGTCGGCCGTCTCAGGGTCATGCGCGGATTCGAGGGGGAGGTCTTGGCGGACATCCCTGCGTCTTCCCTGCACGACGGTGCTCCGGAATACGTGCGGGAGGCGTCCCCGCCGTCGAACCTGGGAGAGAGGCGATCGCGGGATCCCGGCCTCTACCTGGGTCTCGACGAGGGAGTGACCGACGACCTGTTGTCGATGATGGAAGACCTCTCGTGGGTGTGGGAGCAGTACGACCACCAGCTGTTCTGCGACACGGTCCTCGGGCCGGGTGCCGACGCGGCGGTCTTGAGACTCCGCCATCCCGTTAGTGGGGAGGAGACCGGGCGGGGGCTGGCCCTCACGACGGACGGAAACCATCGCTGGTGCGAGATCGATCCTCGTGTGGGCACGGAATGGGTGGTCGCAGAAGCCGTCTCGAACCTCGCCTGCGTCGGCGCGACCCCCCTTGCGCTGGTGAACTGCCTGAACTTCGGCAACCCCGAGCATCCAGAGGTGATGTGGCAGTTCTCAGAGGCCGTCGACGGCCTGGCGGAGGCGAGCGCCGCCTTCGGCATCCCGGTCGTCGGGGGCAACGTGTCCTTCTACAACGAGTCGAGAGGTCGGGACATCCCACCTACTCCGGTCGTAGGGCTCTTGGGAGTGATCGAGCCGTTGGTTCGCCGCCCTCCCGAGCCGCGGCTGGCGGAAGGCGACGTCGTCGTGATGCTCGGCGCAGGCCGTCCGGTCTTGGCGGGATCGAAGTGGGCGTGGAGAAGAGGAGAGCGCACGGGCATGCTCCCGGCGCTCGACTTCGAGAGAATCAAGACCACAGTGGACACGGTGGTCCGGCTGGTGAGAGGAGGCGTGGTAAACGGTGTCCACGACATCTCGGACGGTGGAGCCCTCGTGTGTTTGGCGGAGATGGCCGTCCGGGGAGGCGTAGGCTGCTCGGTGGCGAGGCTGCACGATGCGGCCGACCTCTTCGGTGAGCTACCCGGCCGGTTCGTCCTGTCCGTGCAGGCCGACCGAGTCGCCCATGTGGAGAAGGTCTGTGAGGCTTCAGGGGTGGGAGTGGTGCGATTGGGACAGGCGGGGGGCGACGAGTTGAGAGTGAAGGATGTTTTGGACATCCCGCTCCGGCGACTGGTAGAGGCCGCCCGTAGCATGCCCCGCGCACGGTTGGACGGCCTCGCCGACCAC